CCACGCTTACAGCCACCGGCAGCGGCGGCGACGGAAACTATACATACAACTGGATGCCCGGCAGCCTCAGCGGAGCCTCGGTTACGGTAACACCCGGCACCAGCACAACCTACACCGTTACCATCACCGATGGTTGCGGACAAACCAATACCGCTCAGGTAGCAGTAGCCGTAATTCCCTTGCCCGTAGTGAGTTTTACGGCCGATACCACTTACGGCTGTTCACCGCTTCAGGTGCAGTTTACAATGACATCGGGCAACTATCCCGCAGGCACTACATTCTTCTGGGATTTTGACGACGGCGGGCCTACTTCCACCGCACAAAACCCGTCGCACCTGTTTACCACGCCCGGCTGTCACGATGTGTCGCTTACCGTTACCGCGCCTCCCGGCTGCAGCACCACGCAAACGTATCCGTGTATGATTAACACGTATCCGCAGCCCGTTGCTGCATTCACGGCAACGCCCACATTCACCAGCATTCTCAATCCAAATGTATCGTTTACCAACCTGAGCACCGGTGCCACCACATGGATATGGGATTTTGCCGACAACAGTACCAGTACCGCGTGGAGCCCCGGACATACGTATGATTTGCCGGGAGTGTATAACGTAATGCTCGCTGTGGCCAACGATTCAGGCTGTGTGGATACAGCATATACTACCATTCGCGTAAACGATTTTCACACATTCTGGGTGCCGAATGCATTTACACCTGATGAATCAGGGTTGAACGATACCTGGGGCCCCGTATTTACAAACATCCTCAACGAAGGCTATCTTGTACTTGTGTATGATCGTTGGGGCAACAAAGTGTTTGAAACCAACAAACCCGGCGAAAACTGGAACGGTCGTTTCAGGAACACCGGCGGTGAAGTAGTTCAGCAGGATGTGTATGTATATCGGATTTTATATACCGATAACATGTACGAGAAGCATGAACTGGTTGGAAGCGTGACCGTTATTAAATAGGAACTAATTGATTGAATGAACTGTCCGGGTAAATTTTATCCGGGCAATTTTTTTTAAGTGGATATGAAAATGTCGCTATCCGTTTTGACGATGCTTTTGTTTGCAATGAATGGGTTTGCGCAGCAAAAAGACAGTACTGCACAACCTGTTGTTGAAAGGGTGAGTTTTTGTAATGATCAGGTGAAAGAAGAGGAGATAAAAGGACTAATAAAACCATCGTTTCCTGGCGGTCAGGATTCCATGATGGCGTTTCTTCGTTGCGCCATTCCTGACAGTGTGCAGAGAATGTGTGGTGAAGTTTATCTCTATATAGCGGTTGATACCTTGGGAGGGCTCAATATTTTAAGAATGTCGGTATCCGGCGACAGTATTTGTGGAAGACGATTGGTTTCGGCATTTTACAGTATGCCTCGTTGGAGCCCGTCGCTTTATGTGAAAGAGTCGGGAGAATCAAAAAAACAAAGCTGGAATGCGCATGTAAATGTCAGGTTTTAACGTGCATCATTAATTTCCAGCTTTTAAGGCATAAAATAAATTAGCTCTCTGACTCATATTAGCCCCGATCCGCTATCTTAGGCAATCCAAAATCCTAACACGGAAGCCTATTCATGAAAAAATCTACTCTTCAGGCAGTTGTTTTTTGCGCTGCCATGATCTGTTCGGCCACGGCTGGTATGGCTCAGATTCCTACACTGTGGACACAACGTTACAATGCTCCCCCCGATAATACCGATGAATCACGGTGTGTGGTGGTGGATAATTCGGGGAATGTAATTGTTACCGGTTATGCATTTAACAGCAGCGGCAATCTTGATGCGGTAACTATTAAATACAATGCGGCAGGAGTGTTGCAGTGGGTGCGCAATTTTGATCGCGGTATTAACGATAACGATCAGGCCACGCGCTGTGCGGTTGATGCAAGCGGTAATGTGTATGTAACCGGCTCTTCACGCGGCGCATCCAGCGGGGTTGATTTGCTGGTGGTGAAATACGATCCGGCAGGCACTGAACTCTGGTCGGCCTTTTACAACGGCTCAAGCAATTCAACCGATGAGGGGAAGGCCATTTCCGTAGATGCTTCGGGCAATATATACGTGTGCGGCTATGAAACGGCCAGCGGCTTTACGTATGATATGGTTACAGTGAAGTTCAACGCATCGGGCACGCAGCAGTGGGCTAACGTATATAACGGCACCGCATCCGGCAACGACGAAGCTACCGATCTGGTGCTTGATGCAAGCGGCAACGTGTACATTACCGGTTATACCGAAGTAAGTAACGCGCCGTTGAATAACGATTACATTACCATTAAGTACAACCCGGCCGGGCAGCAGCAATGGCTTACTACCTATAACGGCAGCAGCAATGATAACGATTACGGACGTGCCATTGCGCTGGATCCGAACAACAATGTGCTGGTTACCGGTTACAGCTTTGAAACCAACAACTGGTTTGATATGCTTACCGTGAAATACAACAATGCGGGCGTACAGCAATGGACGGCACGCTACAACAATGCAGCCAACCGCTACGAAGAAGCGTGGGATATTACTTCAGATATTAATGGCAATGTGTATGTAGTTGGCCAGAGCCAGGCTGTGGGAAACAACAGCACTCCGCCTGATTTTGCCACCATTAAATACAACAGCGCCGGTGCACAGCAGTGGGTGTCACGCTATAACGGCCCCGGCAATGATAACGACCGCGCATATAGCGTGGCTGTTGATGATTCGCTTAATGTATATGCTTCTGGCGTGAGCAAAAGCCTTGTAAATGAAGACTTTGCTACCGTAAAATACAGCCCTTCCGGGGCACAGGTGTGGGTGGTGCGCTACAATGGCACCGGTAACCTGGTGGATCAGTCGAACAGCATGGTGGTGAAAAACGGCGATGTGTATGTAACCGGCAACAGCGACAACGCGGCCAATACAGATTTTCTTACAATCCGCTACAGCTATCAGGTAATTGGCTTTGAGGAATTACAAAGCCCGGAGGTGAGCATGTCGCTTTATCCCAATCCGGCAGCAGATGTACTCACAATTCGTTACGAAACGCTGGAGCCGGTGAGCAGCCAGCTGCGTTTACAAGTGTTCGACGCAGCCGGGCGTATAGTAAGTGATCTGATTCAGCCGCTGGCATGGGATCCGAATTATGGGGTATTTACCGTGCCTGTTTCGGCTTTGGCTAAGGGTGTTTACGTGGTTCGCCTCATTGATGAACAGGGGGTGTCTTACGGACAATCGAAACTTACTGTGCAGTAGGCAGTTAGTTATCTAAGATTAAAATTAGGGCGGGAAATGAATTTCCGCCCTTTTCATTTATTCGAGGTTGTTTTTGTATTTAGCTTTTATTAAATTTGTTAAAGGCAAACTAGAATTACGTGTAATTTATCCATCTCCCCCATGAGAAAGTTTTTACTCTCTCTCTGTATTGCAACCTGCGTTGTGCACACGCATAAAGCATTTGGACAG
This genomic window from Bacteroidota bacterium contains:
- a CDS encoding SBBP repeat-containing protein, yielding MKKSTLQAVVFCAAMICSATAGMAQIPTLWTQRYNAPPDNTDESRCVVVDNSGNVIVTGYAFNSSGNLDAVTIKYNAAGVLQWVRNFDRGINDNDQATRCAVDASGNVYVTGSSRGASSGVDLLVVKYDPAGTELWSAFYNGSSNSTDEGKAISVDASGNIYVCGYETASGFTYDMVTVKFNASGTQQWANVYNGTASGNDEATDLVLDASGNVYITGYTEVSNAPLNNDYITIKYNPAGQQQWLTTYNGSSNDNDYGRAIALDPNNNVLVTGYSFETNNWFDMLTVKYNNAGVQQWTARYNNAANRYEEAWDITSDINGNVYVVGQSQAVGNNSTPPDFATIKYNSAGAQQWVSRYNGPGNDNDRAYSVAVDDSLNVYASGVSKSLVNEDFATVKYSPSGAQVWVVRYNGTGNLVDQSNSMVVKNGDVYVTGNSDNAANTDFLTIRYSYQVIGFEELQSPEVSMSLYPNPAADVLTIRYETLEPVSSQLRLQVFDAAGRIVSDLIQPLAWDPNYGVFTVPVSALAKGVYVVRLIDEQGVSYGQSKLTVQ